In Asanoa sp. WMMD1127, one genomic interval encodes:
- a CDS encoding YciI family protein, which yields MFLLELAFDDNPERLRHRPAHRELLADLKKRGLVAMAGPYADESGALLIFDVATEAEFEELVAADPYYRAPGVTIAAKREWNPVVS from the coding sequence ATGTTTCTGCTCGAACTCGCTTTCGACGACAACCCGGAGCGGCTGCGGCACCGGCCCGCTCACCGCGAGCTGCTCGCGGACCTCAAGAAGCGTGGCCTGGTCGCGATGGCCGGCCCCTACGCCGACGAGTCCGGTGCGCTGCTGATCTTCGACGTGGCCACCGAAGCCGAGTTCGAGGAGTTGGTCGCGGCCGACCCCTACTACCGCGCCCCCGGTGTCACGATCGCCGCCAAGCGCGAATGGAACCCCGTCGTCAGCTGA
- a CDS encoding succinate dehydrogenase/fumarate reductase iron-sulfur subunit, with protein MGTKRQFKVWRGDETGGDLQDYQVEVNEGEVVLDIIHRLQATDAPDLACRWNCKAGKCGSCSMEINGMPRLGCMTRMSTFEENETITVTPLRTFPVIRDLVTDVSFNYEKARETPAFAPPEDLAPGQYRMQQVDVERSQEFRKCIECFLCQNTCHVVRDHEENKKAFAGPRYFIRAAELDMHPLDARDDRKTYAQQHQGLGYCNITKCCTEVCPEHIKITDNAIIPMKERVVDRKFDPLVWLGSKIFRRHPDDDELVQSGSAHSVPGGPSGTGVDLPDAHERSEEQEVERGVNWHRRLAPAQLPAVGANGRLGVSEAAFDRSGAASPFGDDVEFPLRPRDLNYAHPDQD; from the coding sequence ATGGGAACGAAGCGCCAATTCAAGGTCTGGCGGGGTGACGAGACCGGCGGCGACCTGCAGGACTACCAGGTCGAGGTCAACGAGGGTGAGGTCGTGCTCGACATCATCCACCGGCTGCAGGCCACCGACGCCCCGGATCTCGCCTGCCGCTGGAACTGCAAGGCCGGCAAGTGCGGGTCGTGCTCGATGGAGATCAACGGCATGCCGCGGTTGGGCTGCATGACCCGGATGTCCACGTTCGAGGAGAACGAGACCATCACGGTCACGCCGCTGCGTACCTTCCCGGTGATCCGCGACCTGGTCACGGACGTCTCCTTCAACTACGAGAAGGCCCGTGAGACGCCGGCGTTCGCGCCCCCGGAGGACCTGGCGCCGGGCCAGTACCGGATGCAGCAGGTCGACGTCGAGCGCTCGCAGGAGTTCCGCAAGTGCATCGAGTGCTTCCTGTGCCAGAACACCTGCCACGTGGTCCGCGACCACGAGGAGAACAAGAAGGCGTTCGCGGGCCCGCGCTACTTCATCCGCGCCGCGGAGTTGGATATGCATCCACTCGACGCGCGGGACGACCGGAAGACGTACGCTCAGCAGCATCAGGGTCTCGGGTACTGCAACATCACCAAGTGCTGCACCGAGGTCTGCCCTGAGCACATCAAGATCACCGACAACGCGATCATCCCGATGAAGGAGCGCGTGGTGGACCGTAAGTTCGATCCGCTGGTGTGGCTGGGCAGCAAGATCTTCCGTCGGCACCCCGACGACGACGAGCTGGTGCAGTCGGGCTCGGCCCACTCGGTGCCCGGTGGTCCCTCCGGCACGGGCGTGGACCTGCCCGACGCACACGAACGCAGCGAGGAGCAGGAAGTGGAACGAGGCGTCAACTGGCACCGGCGGCTCGCGCCGGCGCAGCTTCCGGCGGTCGGCGCCAACGGCCGCCTGGGCGTCAGCGAGGCCGCGTTCGACCGCTCGGGCGCCGCGTCGCCGTTCGGTGACGACGTGGAGTTCCCGCTGCGTCCGCGCGATCTCAACTACGCGCACCCCGACCAGGACTGA
- the ychF gene encoding redox-regulated ATPase YchF: protein MSLTIGIVGLPNVGKSTLFNALTKNDVLAANYPFATIEPNVGVVGLPDGRLAKLAALYDSQKIVPAPVSFVDIAGLVRGASKGQGRGNAFLANIRDASAICQVVRAFSDPNVVHVDGKVSPADDIETINTELILADLQTIEKALPRLEKEAKLRKDRAGIVAAAKAAGELLDQGTTLYAGAAAAGIDVAELRELHLLTTKPFLYVFNVDEEELNNAAFLDELRALVAPAEAVFMDAKVESELIDLPEDEARELLESIGQPEPGLDQLIRVGFRTLGLQTYLTAGPKEARAWTIPTGATAPEAAGVIHSDFQRGFIKAEIVSYDDLMAAGTMAAAKAAGKVRIEGKDYIMQDGDVVEFRFNV, encoded by the coding sequence GTGAGTCTGACCATCGGGATCGTCGGCCTGCCCAACGTCGGCAAGAGCACGCTGTTCAATGCGTTGACGAAAAATGACGTGCTGGCGGCGAACTACCCATTCGCGACCATCGAGCCGAATGTCGGTGTCGTCGGGCTGCCCGATGGGCGGCTGGCCAAGCTGGCCGCTCTCTACGACTCGCAGAAGATCGTGCCCGCGCCCGTGTCGTTCGTCGACATCGCGGGGCTCGTGCGGGGCGCATCGAAGGGGCAGGGGCGGGGCAACGCGTTCCTCGCCAACATCCGCGACGCGTCCGCCATCTGTCAGGTCGTGCGGGCCTTCTCGGACCCCAACGTGGTGCACGTCGACGGCAAGGTGTCGCCCGCCGACGACATCGAGACGATCAACACCGAGCTGATCCTCGCCGACCTGCAGACGATCGAGAAGGCGCTGCCGCGGCTCGAGAAGGAGGCGAAGCTCCGCAAGGACCGCGCCGGGATCGTGGCCGCGGCCAAGGCCGCGGGGGAGCTGCTCGACCAGGGCACCACGTTGTACGCCGGTGCGGCCGCCGCCGGCATCGACGTCGCCGAGCTGCGTGAGCTGCACCTGCTGACCACCAAGCCGTTCCTCTATGTCTTCAACGTTGACGAGGAGGAGCTCAACAACGCCGCGTTCCTCGACGAGCTGCGGGCCCTGGTCGCCCCGGCCGAGGCCGTCTTCATGGACGCCAAGGTCGAGTCCGAGCTGATCGACCTGCCGGAGGACGAGGCGCGCGAGCTGCTGGAGTCGATCGGCCAGCCGGAGCCGGGCCTGGACCAGCTCATCCGGGTGGGCTTCCGCACGCTGGGGCTGCAGACCTACCTGACCGCCGGCCCGAAGGAAGCCCGCGCCTGGACGATCCCGACCGGCGCCACCGCCCCGGAAGCCGCCGGCGTCATCCACTCCGACTTCCAGCGGGGCTTCATCAAGGCCGAGATCGTCTCCTACGACGACCTGATGGCCGCGGGCACCATGGCGGCAGCCAAGGCGGCGGGCAAGGTCCGCATCGAAGGCAAGGACTACATCATGCAGGACGGCGACGTCGTCGAGTTCCGCTTCAACGTCTGA
- a CDS encoding PH domain-containing protein yields the protein MTATNAKYDRKEQLRQIESGLLPGEEVIAVYDAIGTGTGFIGLTSRRVIVQDKSFVGKKVAITSVPYGKITSVSVVSNKSWGGAFFSTGSIAINVGAHTYEVEFRGADKAHHVHNVVLHYIS from the coding sequence ATGACGGCCACGAATGCCAAGTACGACCGGAAAGAGCAGCTGCGGCAGATCGAGAGCGGGCTGCTGCCGGGCGAGGAAGTGATCGCGGTCTACGACGCGATCGGCACGGGGACGGGCTTCATCGGCCTCACCAGCCGCCGGGTGATCGTGCAGGACAAGTCGTTCGTGGGCAAGAAGGTCGCCATCACCAGCGTCCCCTACGGCAAGATCACCAGTGTCAGCGTGGTCTCCAACAAGTCCTGGGGCGGCGCGTTCTTCTCCACGGGCTCGATCGCGATCAACGTGGGCGCCCACACCTACGAGGTCGAGTTCCGCGGCGCCGACAAGGCCCACCACGTGCACAACGTGGTGCTGCACTACATCAGCTGA
- a CDS encoding SDR family oxidoreductase, translating to MSLDGVVALVTGGSRGIGRATAQRLAEQGATVVVHYGSDKAAAQTTLDSLRSGNHEMRQADLKDPHQITDLVDQIVATHGSIGILVNNAGVYERHAVLETDYAQWQDAWRRTLDTNLVGPANLIHAVVPHMVAAGGGRIVNVTSRGAFRGEATHPAYGASKAGLNSLSQSLAKALGPHNIFVTAVAPGYVDTDMAAPYLNGPRGQEIRDETAIGRVATAEEVARLIVFLATPGTESMTGAVVDINGASYLRT from the coding sequence ATGAGTCTTGACGGTGTGGTGGCCCTGGTGACCGGCGGCTCGCGGGGCATCGGGCGGGCGACCGCCCAGCGGCTCGCAGAGCAGGGCGCGACCGTGGTCGTGCACTACGGCTCCGACAAGGCCGCCGCCCAGACCACGTTGGACAGCCTCCGAAGCGGGAACCACGAGATGCGGCAGGCCGACCTCAAGGACCCGCACCAGATCACGGACCTCGTCGACCAGATCGTCGCCACCCACGGGTCGATCGGGATCCTGGTCAACAACGCCGGGGTGTACGAGCGGCACGCCGTCCTCGAGACCGACTACGCGCAGTGGCAGGACGCGTGGCGGCGCACGCTCGACACCAACCTGGTCGGGCCGGCCAACCTCATCCACGCCGTCGTGCCGCACATGGTCGCCGCCGGCGGTGGGCGGATCGTCAACGTCACCTCGCGGGGCGCGTTCCGGGGCGAGGCCACCCACCCGGCGTACGGCGCGAGCAAGGCGGGACTCAACAGCCTCAGCCAGTCGCTGGCCAAGGCGCTCGGGCCGCACAACATCTTCGTGACCGCTGTCGCGCCCGGCTACGTCGACACCGACATGGCGGCGCCCTATCTCAACGGGCCGCGTGGGCAGGAGATCCGGGACGAGACGGCGATCGGGCGGGTGGCGACGGCCGAGGAGGTGGCGAGGCTGATCGTGTTCCTGGCGACCCCGGGCACCGAGTCGATGACCGGCGCGGTGGTCGACATCAACGGCGCTTCCTACCTGCGTACGTGA
- a CDS encoding MBL fold metallo-hydrolase: protein MAKKSAWTAVGLLGAAAAALAWAARDVPRAMGARPDERRVAPSPQWRDGKFHNRVPARTITQPAGSMLGSFLRDRERRKPRLPIPLVASTGATSTGLHITWYGHSSALVEISGDRVLFDPVWSDRCSPSHLVGPRRLHEPPVELHELPALSAIVISHDHYDHLDLPTIRELSRTSSAPFVVPLGVGAHFARWGIPAERVIELDWDESITVAGLTLTATEARHFSGRGLNRDETLWASWVVKGHGRSVFYTGDSGYFDGYAEIGAAYGPFDVTLMQIGAYGDGWPDIHMTPEDAVRAHHAVRGNLMIPLHWGTFVLAFHDWSEPADRLWSEAKAEGVTLAVPRPGERVDVDAPPAVDGWWQSIA, encoded by the coding sequence ATGGCGAAGAAGTCGGCATGGACAGCAGTGGGCCTCCTGGGTGCGGCCGCGGCGGCGCTGGCCTGGGCGGCGCGCGACGTGCCGCGGGCGATGGGCGCGCGCCCCGACGAGCGTCGGGTCGCCCCGTCGCCACAGTGGCGCGACGGCAAGTTCCACAACCGGGTCCCGGCCCGCACGATCACCCAGCCGGCCGGCTCGATGCTGGGCTCGTTCCTGCGCGACCGCGAGCGCCGCAAGCCCCGCCTGCCGATTCCGCTGGTCGCGAGCACGGGCGCCACGTCGACGGGCCTACACATCACCTGGTACGGGCACTCGTCCGCGCTCGTGGAGATCTCCGGCGACCGGGTGCTGTTCGATCCGGTATGGAGCGACCGCTGCTCGCCGTCGCACCTGGTCGGCCCGCGCCGGCTGCACGAGCCGCCGGTGGAGCTCCACGAGCTACCCGCCCTGTCCGCGATCGTGATCTCCCATGATCACTACGACCATCTCGACCTGCCGACGATCCGCGAGCTGTCCCGCACGTCGTCGGCCCCGTTCGTGGTCCCGCTGGGCGTGGGCGCCCACTTCGCCCGCTGGGGCATCCCGGCGGAACGCGTCATCGAGCTCGACTGGGACGAGTCGATCACGGTCGCCGGCCTGACCCTCACGGCCACGGAGGCCCGCCACTTCTCGGGCCGAGGCCTGAACCGAGACGAAACCCTGTGGGCGTCGTGGGTGGTCAAGGGCCACGGCCGCTCGGTCTTCTACACGGGCGACTCGGGCTACTTCGACGGCTACGCGGAAATCGGCGCGGCCTACGGCCCGTTCGACGTGACCCTGATGCAGATCGGCGCCTACGGCGACGGCTGGCCCGACATCCACATGACCCCGGAAGACGCGGTCCGAGCCCACCACGCGGTCCGCGGCAACCTCATGATCCCGCTGCACTGGGGCACCTTCGTGCTCGCCTTCCACGACTGGTCCGAACCAGCCGACCGCCTCTGGTCCGAAGCCAAAGCCGAGGGTGTGACCTTGGCCGTCCCCCGCCCCGGCGAGCGAGTCGACGTCGACGCTCCGCCAGCGGTCGACGGCTGGTGGCAGTCGATCGCCTGA
- a CDS encoding metallopeptidase TldD-related protein — protein sequence MSAELELAGRVVDLVQRLAGSAAQAEVLVDHTTLALTRFANSGIHQNVADATTTVRLRVHLDGRTVGGSTTVVDATGLTGLVERTIAAAALTPVDPGWPGLAPAAPLPADGAWDEATAQATPADRAQRVRAFVDAAEGLETAGYCRTLLWSGAFGNSAGQAVHGRATEVAMDGIARVPGADGVARLGSRRLADVDGAVLGERAARKARAGADPIELPPGRYEVVLEPTAVADLLANFAMYGFNGKLHNERRSFAELGAAQFDPAVTISDDVTMTAGAGIPFDGEGTPKRAVTFVGDGITLGVAHDRRTAAEGHAVSTGHSWGGSSSWGPVPTNLRLVPDDAAPTAAVAGPAADGHTAALLSTMERGLLVTDFWYTRVLDPKTLVVTGLTRNGVWLVENGEITRPVRNFRFTQSYPLALGPGAVLGVGGNAITPADSWDVFGFTGPSLRLASWNFTGGASG from the coding sequence ATGTCGGCGGAACTCGAACTCGCGGGCCGGGTGGTCGACCTGGTCCAGCGGCTGGCCGGCAGCGCCGCACAGGCCGAGGTGCTGGTCGACCACACCACGCTGGCGCTGACCCGGTTCGCCAACTCCGGGATCCACCAGAACGTCGCCGACGCCACCACGACGGTGCGGCTGCGGGTGCATCTCGACGGCCGCACGGTCGGCGGCTCCACCACCGTCGTCGACGCGACCGGGTTGACCGGCCTGGTCGAGCGCACCATCGCGGCGGCCGCGCTGACCCCGGTGGACCCCGGCTGGCCCGGCCTCGCGCCCGCCGCGCCGCTGCCCGCAGACGGCGCGTGGGACGAGGCCACCGCGCAGGCCACCCCGGCGGACCGGGCGCAGCGGGTGCGCGCGTTCGTCGACGCGGCCGAAGGGCTGGAGACCGCCGGTTACTGCCGCACCCTGCTGTGGTCCGGCGCGTTCGGCAACAGTGCGGGCCAAGCGGTGCACGGCCGGGCGACCGAGGTCGCGATGGACGGCATCGCCCGGGTGCCCGGCGCTGACGGCGTCGCCCGGCTGGGCTCGCGTCGGCTCGCCGACGTCGACGGCGCGGTGCTCGGCGAGCGGGCCGCCCGCAAGGCCCGGGCCGGCGCCGATCCGATCGAGCTGCCGCCCGGCCGCTACGAGGTGGTCCTCGAACCGACCGCCGTGGCCGACCTGCTCGCCAACTTCGCCATGTACGGGTTCAACGGCAAGCTGCACAACGAGCGGCGCTCGTTCGCCGAGCTGGGCGCCGCGCAGTTCGACCCGGCCGTGACGATCTCCGACGACGTCACGATGACGGCGGGCGCCGGCATCCCGTTCGACGGTGAGGGGACGCCCAAGCGGGCCGTGACCTTCGTCGGCGACGGCATCACGCTCGGTGTCGCGCACGACCGACGCACAGCGGCCGAGGGGCACGCGGTCTCCACCGGGCACAGCTGGGGCGGCAGCAGCTCATGGGGTCCCGTCCCGACCAATTTGCGGCTCGTGCCCGACGATGCGGCGCCGACCGCCGCCGTGGCCGGGCCGGCCGCCGACGGGCACACCGCCGCGCTGCTGTCCACGATGGAGCGTGGGCTGCTGGTCACCGACTTCTGGTACACCCGGGTGCTCGACCCGAAGACGTTGGTGGTGACCGGTCTGACCCGCAACGGGGTGTGGCTGGTGGAGAACGGGGAGATCACCCGGCCCGTCCGGAACTTCCGGTTCACCCAGTCCTATCCGTTGGCGCTGGGTCCGGGCGCCGTGCTCGGGGTGGGCGGCAACGCGATCACGCCGGCCGACAGCTGGGACGTCTTCGGCTTCACCGGCCCGTCGCTGCGGCTGGCTTCGTGGAACTTCACGGGTGGCGCGTCGGGATAG
- a CDS encoding (deoxy)nucleoside triphosphate pyrophosphohydrolase: protein MHAERPSPSASRGNAAIRVIVGAAIVAERKVLACARAHPPELAGMWEFPGGKVEPGESEAEALVRECQEELGVRIAVRDRIGDDIPLGHRRTVLKIFAARLVDGQPSPLEHAALRWLTRDELDDVPWLPADAPIVEALRAGPWLE, encoded by the coding sequence GTGCACGCCGAACGTCCTAGCCCGTCCGCCAGCCGGGGGAACGCTGCCATCCGCGTCATCGTCGGTGCCGCTATCGTTGCTGAGCGTAAAGTTTTGGCCTGCGCCCGGGCACATCCTCCCGAATTAGCCGGCATGTGGGAGTTCCCCGGGGGCAAAGTCGAGCCCGGTGAGTCCGAAGCCGAGGCACTCGTGCGGGAATGCCAGGAAGAACTGGGTGTGCGGATCGCGGTTCGTGATCGCATCGGCGACGATATCCCGTTGGGGCACCGCCGTACCGTATTGAAGATTTTCGCCGCACGACTGGTTGACGGGCAGCCGAGCCCGCTGGAGCATGCGGCGCTGCGCTGGCTGACCCGCGACGAGCTCGACGACGTGCCCTGGCTCCCGGCCGACGCGCCGATCGTGGAAGCTCTCCGCGCCGGCCCCTGGCTCGAATAG
- a CDS encoding DNA-3-methyladenine glycosylase 2 family protein → MELEFERCYRAVDSRDQRFDGWFYTAVTSTGIYCKPSCPAITPKRANVRFYPSAAAAQRAGFRACRRCRPDAAPGSPEWDVRADTVGRAMRLIGDGVVDREGVPGLAARLGYTERHLHRMLTEELGAGPLALARAQRAQTARILVETTDLGLAEIAFAAGFGSVRQFNDTIKEVYGGPPSTLRQAKQKPGEAGVVNLRLAYRPPLHASALLEFLADRAIPGVEEVTDGTYRRTLTLPHGCGEVALTPIPGQGSGAHVAATLKLKDVRDLAPAVARCRRLLDLDADPEAVDATLKADPALAKTVEKEPGVRVPRAVDGFETAVRAIVGQQISVAATRTILGRIAESAGQPGFPDAATVAALPDEAFPMPAARRATIRGLAGAVADGTVDLDLGADREELVDSLVALPGIGAWTAGYVAMRAAGDPDVFLPTDLAVRRGAQHLGLPDEPKALEAHAASWRPWRSYALIRLWRNA, encoded by the coding sequence ATGGAACTGGAGTTCGAGCGCTGCTACCGGGCAGTCGACAGCCGCGACCAGCGGTTCGACGGCTGGTTCTACACGGCCGTGACGTCGACCGGCATCTACTGCAAGCCCTCGTGCCCGGCCATCACGCCGAAGCGGGCGAACGTGCGCTTCTACCCGAGCGCCGCCGCCGCCCAGCGGGCCGGCTTCCGGGCCTGCCGCCGGTGCCGGCCGGACGCCGCGCCGGGCTCACCCGAGTGGGACGTCCGAGCGGACACGGTCGGCCGGGCCATGCGGCTGATCGGCGACGGCGTGGTCGACCGCGAGGGGGTGCCGGGGCTCGCCGCCCGACTCGGCTACACCGAGCGCCACCTGCACCGGATGCTCACCGAGGAGCTCGGCGCCGGCCCGCTGGCGTTGGCTCGGGCCCAACGCGCCCAGACCGCCCGGATCCTGGTCGAGACGACCGACCTCGGGCTCGCCGAGATCGCGTTCGCGGCGGGTTTCGGCAGCGTGCGGCAGTTCAACGACACGATCAAGGAGGTGTACGGCGGCCCGCCCTCGACGCTGCGCCAGGCGAAGCAGAAGCCGGGCGAGGCGGGTGTGGTCAACCTGCGCCTCGCCTACCGCCCACCGCTGCACGCCTCGGCCCTGCTCGAGTTCCTGGCCGACCGCGCGATCCCGGGCGTCGAGGAGGTGACCGACGGCACGTACCGCCGCACCCTGACGCTCCCACACGGCTGCGGCGAGGTGGCCCTGACGCCGATCCCGGGCCAGGGCTCGGGCGCTCACGTGGCGGCCACGCTCAAGCTCAAGGACGTCCGTGACCTGGCCCCCGCGGTCGCCCGCTGCCGACGGCTGCTCGATCTCGACGCGGACCCCGAGGCGGTCGACGCGACCCTCAAGGCCGACCCGGCGCTGGCCAAGACGGTCGAGAAGGAGCCGGGCGTACGCGTACCCCGTGCCGTCGACGGCTTCGAGACCGCGGTCCGCGCGATCGTCGGGCAGCAGATCTCCGTCGCCGCGACCCGTACCATCCTGGGCCGCATCGCGGAGAGCGCCGGCCAACCCGGCTTCCCGGACGCGGCGACCGTCGCCGCGCTGCCCGACGAGGCGTTCCCGATGCCGGCCGCCCGCCGGGCGACGATCCGCGGCCTGGCCGGCGCGGTCGCGGACGGGACCGTCGACCTCGACCTCGGCGCCGACCGCGAGGAGCTGGTCGACAGCCTGGTCGCCCTGCCCGGCATCGGCGCCTGGACGGCCGGCTACGTGGCCATGCGGGCCGCCGGCGACCCGGACGTCTTCCTGCCCACCGATCTCGCCGTGCGCCGCGGCGCGCAGCACCTCGGCCTGCCCGACGAGCCCAAAGCCCTCGAAGCGCACGCCGCGAGCTGGCGGCCCTGGCGCTCGTACGCCCTGATCCGTCTCTGGAGGAACGCGTGA
- a CDS encoding GNAT family N-acetyltransferase, producing the protein MLLREATLADVAGLVDVQQAGAQLALAHIFPQSQHPFPRAAISARWAAEVASPDVDVLVVGRDPIEAFAAMRSDELLHFGTAVSTWGTGLAGEVHAELIERFVAAGHPSAWLRVFEQNHRARRFYEKMGWSATERRSRSPFAPHPVLVEYRIGL; encoded by the coding sequence ATGCTGCTCCGTGAGGCCACGTTGGCTGACGTCGCCGGACTCGTCGACGTGCAGCAGGCCGGTGCCCAGCTCGCGTTGGCGCACATCTTCCCGCAGTCCCAGCACCCGTTCCCGCGCGCCGCGATCTCGGCGCGCTGGGCGGCCGAGGTGGCGAGCCCGGACGTCGACGTCCTCGTCGTGGGCCGCGACCCCATCGAGGCGTTCGCGGCCATGCGTTCCGACGAGCTGCTCCACTTCGGCACGGCCGTGTCGACGTGGGGCACCGGCCTGGCCGGGGAGGTCCATGCGGAACTGATCGAACGCTTCGTGGCGGCCGGCCACCCGTCGGCGTGGCTGCGCGTTTTCGAACAGAACCATCGGGCCCGTCGCTTCTACGAGAAGATGGGTTGGTCCGCGACGGAGCGACGCAGCCGGAGTCCGTTCGCTCCGCACCCGGTCCTGGTGGAATACCGGATCGGCCTGTAG
- a CDS encoding fumarate reductase/succinate dehydrogenase flavoprotein subunit: MTERIERHHYDVVVIGAGGAGLRAAIEARLAGKRVAIISKSLFGKAHTVMAEGGAAAAMGNANARDNWQVHFRDTMRGGKFLNNFRMAELHAKEAPERIWELETYGALFDRTPDGKISQRNFGGHEYPRLAHVGDRTGLELIRTLQQKIVSLQQEDKKEFGDYDARIRVFAETTITELLLDGDKVAGAFGYYRESGDFLLLQAPAVVLATGGVGRSYKVTSNSWEYTGDGHALALRAGATLINMEFLQFHPTGMVWPPSVKGILVTESVRGDGGVLKNSEGKRFMFDYVPDVFRKQYAETEEEADRWYTDPDNNRRPPELLPRDEVARAINNEVKEGRGTPAGGIYLDIASRRSADYIQKRLPSMYHQFKELADVDITKEPMEIGPTCHYVMGGVEVDPDSGAAMGHVQGLFAAGEVSGGMHGSNRLGGNSLSDLLVFGKRAGEYAARYVDGMEKRPAVAATDVEAAVDTALAPLSRDTGENPYKLQQDLQAVMGDLVGIIRRKGELEDALARLAELRERVAKVSAAGGRRYNPGWHLALDLRNMLVVSECTAKAALEREESRGGHTREDFPAMSAKWRTVNLVCSLDGDKVRLEHKPLPKMRAELAELFDRTELAKYVTEAELADLDAPAQKVSK; this comes from the coding sequence ATGACTGAGCGAATCGAACGACACCACTACGACGTCGTCGTGATCGGCGCCGGCGGCGCCGGCCTGCGGGCGGCGATCGAGGCGCGGCTGGCCGGCAAGCGGGTCGCCATCATCTCCAAGTCGCTGTTCGGCAAGGCCCACACGGTCATGGCCGAGGGCGGCGCCGCCGCAGCGATGGGCAACGCCAACGCGCGCGACAACTGGCAGGTGCACTTCCGCGACACCATGCGCGGCGGGAAGTTCCTCAACAACTTCCGGATGGCCGAGCTGCACGCCAAGGAGGCCCCGGAGCGGATCTGGGAGCTGGAGACCTACGGCGCGCTGTTCGACCGCACGCCGGACGGCAAGATCTCGCAGCGCAACTTCGGCGGCCACGAGTACCCGCGGCTCGCGCACGTCGGTGACCGCACCGGCCTCGAGCTGATCCGCACGCTGCAGCAGAAGATCGTGTCGTTGCAGCAGGAGGACAAGAAGGAGTTCGGCGACTACGACGCCCGCATCCGGGTGTTCGCCGAGACCACGATCACCGAGCTGCTGCTCGACGGCGACAAGGTGGCCGGCGCGTTCGGCTACTACCGCGAGTCGGGCGACTTCCTGCTGCTGCAGGCGCCGGCGGTGGTGCTGGCGACCGGTGGCGTCGGCCGCTCCTACAAGGTCACCTCGAACTCCTGGGAATACACCGGCGACGGCCACGCGCTCGCGCTGCGCGCCGGCGCCACGCTGATCAACATGGAGTTCCTGCAGTTCCACCCGACCGGCATGGTCTGGCCGCCCTCGGTCAAGGGCATCCTGGTCACCGAGTCGGTCCGCGGCGACGGCGGCGTCCTCAAGAACTCCGAGGGCAAGCGGTTCATGTTCGACTACGTCCCCGACGTCTTCCGCAAGCAGTACGCGGAGACCGAGGAGGAGGCGGACCGCTGGTACACCGACCCGGACAACAACCGGCGCCCGCCGGAGCTGCTGCCCCGCGACGAGGTTGCCCGCGCGATCAACAACGAGGTCAAGGAGGGCCGTGGCACGCCCGCCGGCGGCATCTACCTCGACATCGCGTCGCGCCGCTCGGCCGACTACATCCAGAAGCGCCTGCCGTCGATGTACCACCAGTTCAAGGAGCTGGCCGACGTCGACATCACCAAGGAGCCGATGGAGATCGGCCCGACCTGCCACTACGTGATGGGCGGCGTCGAGGTCGACCCCGACTCGGGCGCGGCGATGGGGCACGTGCAGGGCCTGTTCGCGGCCGGCGAGGTGTCCGGCGGCATGCACGGCTCCAACCGGCTCGGCGGCAACTCGCTGTCGGACCTGCTGGTCTTCGGCAAGCGCGCCGGCGAATACGCGGCCCGCTACGTCGACGGCATGGAGAAGCGCCCGGCGGTGGCGGCGACCGACGTGGAGGCGGCCGTCGACACGGCGCTCGCCCCGCTGTCCCGGGACACCGGCGAGAACCCGTACAAGCTGCAGCAGGATCTGCAGGCCGTGATGGGTGACCTGGTCGGCATCATCCGCCGCAAGGGCGAGCTCGAGGACGCGCTGGCCCGACTGGCCGAGCTGCGCGAGCGGGTCGCCAAGGTGAGCGCAGCCGGCGGCCGGCGTTACAACCCGGGCTGGCACCTGGCGCTCGACCTGCGCAACATGCTGGTGGTCTCGGAATGCACCGCGAAGGCGGCGCTGGAGCGGGAGGAGTCGCGGGGCGGCCACACCCGCGAGGACTTCCCCGCGATGTCCGCGAAGTGGCGGACCGTCAACCTCGTCTGCTCGCTCGACGGCGACAAGGTGCGGCTCGAGCACAAGCCGCTGCCGAAGATGCGGGCGGAGCTGGCCGAGCTGTTCGACCGCACCGAGCTGGCGAAGTACGTGACCGAGGCGGAGCTGGCGGACCTGGACGCGCCGGCGCAGAAGGTGAGCAAGTAA
- a CDS encoding 4a-hydroxytetrahydrobiopterin dehydratase, with translation MRALWNGRSRGDYLSDALALLAGWTREDKQLKRVFLLDNSQHSDLTERVKVCADALHLRAEIRRLDGYTQVKLAAADGVSITEREVTLAARIEDAYRLVLDEK, from the coding sequence ATGCGAGCCCTGTGGAACGGGCGGTCCCGTGGCGACTACCTATCCGACGCGCTCGCCCTGCTGGCCGGCTGGACGCGCGAAGACAAGCAGCTCAAGCGGGTCTTCCTGCTCGACAACTCGCAACACAGCGACCTCACTGAGCGGGTGAAGGTCTGCGCCGACGCCCTGCACCTGCGCGCTGAGATCCGCCGTCTGGATGGTTACACACAGGTCAAGCTCGCGGCGGCCGACGGGGTGTCGATCACGGAGCGCGAGGTCACTCTCGCGGCGCGCATCGAAGACGCCTACCGGCTGGTTCTCGACGAGAAGTAG